The genomic interval tttatagttgaaacCCAGATGACTgtctctaaataaaaatttgaacgATACCTCCATTATTGTGGCAGTAATTACTTCATATGCATTTAGGAGTTGTTGTAAGTAGTTGAGTGCTTCAGTGAACATTAAAATCCTGCCTCAAATTCACCCACTTAAGGCTCATGCATCTTGATCATAATTCCAGCCACATACCCAGCAACACTCCAACTAATACCCCAAATCATACGTAACAACCCACCATCTTGCGACAATGCTCTAACTCTAGCAATATACACAGCAACACTCTGACCTATACCCAGCAACCCAATCTACaccaaaatcaatcaaaataccTAATATTATCAAATGCATATCATCTATACTACAATCCTTAACAACAACCATTATAGTTTAACACttcaactttaatttcaacaaattgtAACAACTAATAACAAGGTGCATCTATAGTTTCATACTTATACTAACCAATTTGCAAATGCGACAAGGATGTGGAAAAAAATGGTTAGCCCACTCCAAAAGAACCTCATTAAGTTCATCCTGAGTGTATTCCTTCTTTGCATTAAAGTATTAATTGCAAGATTAATAttgtcaaacttcaaaaataatgCCACAGATATAGTATAAAAGCAAATAGAGATATATACTATTcaagaattttcaaaatcatcctGCTTTCATGCTTTTGTTCTTCAGGCTTGTTGTACAGAATCCTGCATAACTCCTTCCAATTTCTTAGTTTTTATCCCGAGAGGgaccaaaatgtgcatttACTCACCTAAACTTTTAGCCTCAACATAAACTGAAAATGTTACCCTCTATAAATATGTTAGTGAGACTTTAAACACGTAAAAGTGAATTTAAAAGTGAATTTAAACTGAAAATGTTACCCtctatacataaaatacttaaattataataaaacacacataataaaAGCTTAGAGAATTTAAACACGTAAAAGTGAAAATGTTAGTGAGACTTCGAgcataaaatgacaattttaccctctataaatatgcattctcTAGTACTCAACAATAGATTTAGAATAACAAAGTTgattttatgctttttttaacttatatataGAAAACAAGCACAACAAGCAAGAGGAATTGAACCAAGTCCAAACTTATTCATACTACAAGTTCGCCCCAATGGCTAAgcatagaaaagaaaatgggaagaTAAATATTTGACTTTGCTCATAAAAGAAGTGcgtttatttattatgatcatattcaatttcaattctttattgCAGTAACAAATAGGTACTGAACTTAATCCACTTAATTTATTCAAGATGTTTCATGTAAGGGGACATTGGCAAGTAACAAGGCAAAGGAAATGCATGTGTGTatttgatattaaattttcataatattccTGATTTATTTGCATGATTTCATTACTATATGCACTCACacaaatgtatttatttattataggaAACAATGGAATCAATGAGATCCACTGTTGTAGATCAAGGCTTGCCAGTGGATGAATGGAAAATATATCGAGAAGTGACAAGAGAAGCAGCACATGGTCGTGTTGTTGGTCAGGGAGCAGGCATCAAAGGCAAGGATGTGTATGGTTCTCCAAGTCAAGGACGTAACAAGCATCAATGTAGTAATTTAGaagtaaaagtaaaagacTTAGAGAAAGGAATCCAGAAGTTGAAAAGAATGATAAAACTTGTTCTTGGAAAGTCTGTACAAGAATCATGTCGTAAGGTATAGattgtttatttcattttattaatagatTAAGTGAATGAATTTTTCTATGCTTTGAGTTCTCACAAAAAATGATTGGTGACTTGTCATTGCTCTATTAGTTGATGAACTTAAGTAATTATGGACAAGCTTCTAATATAGGTGAatgatgaaataattattagtttttttgaaATGGAGACTATGCATCTATATAAActtgtttttattacaatatttttctcattagTCTCAACTTCTTGATTATGTTTTATACAAGTTCTTgttttggtaataataatgattaaaattccTTCTTTCACCTAGGACATTGTTTTGACgagagaagatgatgatgggTATGAGGATGATGAAGTTGAGGCAAATGATTCAGCAACTCAAGTTGTTTTAGAGGATGATTGAACATATCTAAGATATGGTGAtatcattttgtttataatttggtatttttttctgtaaaagatattataaaattgatatttttgttgcatttttgAATGATGAAtgtgattttataaattgttgaaattaatgaaattacattTAGTATATTtcgtatattattattatgtttgttaCATTACTTCCCTAATATAGATatttcaacaataaaaataatgaaataataaaataatgttattatataaaataatgggggtcattaaacaacaaattaattaacactataagaaaaaagagaataattgatatttaaaaactgtcaaataaatgaatatttgacaattaaaaagtGCCAAATATTCCTGTGTCAAATATGCTTATTTGACATTtagtaaaattgtcatttatttttgtcaattaataataatcaaatatttttcacaataTAAGATTGTCAAATGTGTATGACACATAATAATAGTCATATACATGTGACATTATTCAAAATGGTCAAATGCAAATGActtgataaaaatatcaaatattataattcctTGTCTTGGGCtgcacataatatatattataacattgaaacttgataaaattcaaaatttttcaactAACTTCAAACACCATAATAAAGCATAGGAAACCTGAATTCATATTAAAATGAACTTGCATTGTATGTATAAATGTATCAAATGTCTTAAgtataaatctaaaataagaTTGTTTCTAAAACTATACATTGAGCCTATAGTTAGCATTCCACCATCGGTCCAAATGTTTTTCATAGCAGCGTTGTACGTACAAAAGGAAAATGTGTTCCTGTGCTTAAAATCACATTAAAAGCAACTCCAATACTGATCCCCAGAACCAACATGGGTTGAAACAAAAGTGCAAGGTCATAGTCGATAACGGGCATATCAAGTGTGGGATGCCTTTGCCTTAGATTGTAGACAACAGTAGCAACCACAGTACCAGTGATCATACCTGCTCAGTCATGAGGGTTAAAACGACTGTGAGAGTAAGCATATGATTGTCTTGAACAACCAAGATTGTATCTGTAAAAGAGGGGTTTGTTTCACTTACATTTTGATAGTGCTACAGatgattttggatcaaatccAATAATCAGATAAGTACAGGAACAAATATGCCACCCCCACCAACACCACCTACACTCCCACATAGCCCTACACATCAAGAAACCAAAATTACTGCCATATACTACTGTTATTGTTTAAGGAAGAGGCTAAAAAAGTAAGTCATGGTTACCAGTAAGGCATtgacaaattttaattgaattaactGAGAGCTTTTATTATGAATCCAACTAGATGATATAGTTGCCTTATGCAATGAAAGCATAAGATATCTATGCacaaagagaaggaaaaatctatgcatgaaaaatattaacaataaactAATGTACTTCAATTGAATCGTATGCTATTTACCTGCATTACTTGTctcttttgcattttttttcaaatcaagtCACTAACATAAGTGGTCCAATCAGAGCGAATTTCGTTGATCTCATCTTTATTATAAGtatctttttcattaaacTGACATCAAAAGACAgaaaactatatttatttgtcaCTCCTTCAATTCATAGGCTTCATTTTAACCACATTTCTCTGTAAAATCTGCAATAAGTTTAAGCTATGTTAATGATCTAACCTTTGCACAAAGTATACTTTGATCTGCAATAATCTCCTTCATGAATCACATGACATAGTAGCCGCATTCAACATTACCAATTTGCATAGGCACCTTAACATCAttccatttcaaattaatctttttcatttgctGTCCTTTTTTGGCAAGAAACATTCGAATCCCActacaaaaaaatacaaatcaaatACGAAATATTAAACTCAATAATTATATCTATAGCAAAAACCACTAGTACACTTATAGCTAAATATCTTTAATATACTTACAcagttacaatttttttttatatcaacaCTGATTTCATTTCTCACTGAATTCAAATAATGAACAACCATTGAGGGCAAGTCGATCACAAGCAAGACCAATGACAACTATTAACAAATGAATAAAGAGttagaaaaaaatactaattaaaaagtaaaaactaaGTAGATAAACAAAGATATttaaagcaacaaaataactAACCTAGGAGTATATGGTaagaagataaattaaaatctcattaattaataaaaatcaataacattACTTCCAATTTGCAAGCAATTTGAGAATTGTTGCAGTTCTGTAAATTTCCTTTGTTAAAATGTATTAAACAGACCAAAATGAAGCTAAGTGCATTACGTTAATATATTACGAGAAACATCTCAATAAGATGcttgttaaaaacaaaaataatcttttaaagagacatttcatcaaacaagtaATGTGCATTCAAATAGCAGAGCAGATACGACACTtggaatcaattaaatcaaccctagattgtttaaaaatacaaataattcaacTATAACCCTAAAATTATCAAACCAGAAAGAGAgaagtagaaaaaaattataaaaattaaaggaaacaaTACCTGAAATTCGAGAAGCAAATGAGGCTAAAGCAAGCTGAAATTCTTTGTGCGTTCTTCTTCGAGAGAGGATGGagatgaaatttgaaattgagtgATTGATAAAAAATGCGAGGTGattattgaaaagaaatacaagtttgaattttcttaaaagaaacaaaggcATTCCAAATGTGATATGTGAACGAAACAAGCTCACTAGGCTAAAGCAAGCTGAAATTCTTGGAAGACGGGCAAGATGGGCATCTGGACTTAATACCATATCAATTACAGGTCCACAACATGTgcgttttttgtttttttcttaagtCAATAAAAGGAAAACGTAAATggtaattattcaataaatatataatatatttccaCTTATTTGGTAAAACGTCATAAGTATTTGACgtttaaataaattgtcatttatatttcacaattactcaatttttcacaaaatatcatatttatttgatatttcttaaaaattatcaaataaaaaatgtcaagtattctattttttcttgtagtgaaaATAAGTCTATTTCCGACAGtgtatcttttatttcttggaaatgtctcattttcttttatttcttggaAATGTCtcattttcttgtagtgtaCGGCTAGCTAGTCAATGTCTAGGTTTAGAATGAATCCCATTATTTCAGCAAAATATTTCTTCCATATAACAATCACGtttcttaatatataaattaaaataacaccAACATAGTaccaaactaaaaaaaatatatgcttCAAAGACAATAAAATGCACAAATGATACCAAGCGAAGCaagataaatgataatatgtcaaatgaaatttctttatgatgaagttttttttttttttttcctttcccaAGTTGACGTCATGGATATCAGGACATCATTGTCAAACGAAATTTATGCCTTTTTTTggtgttgggggggggggggggggggggggggggggggggtgggggttGGAGAACGTAGCTGTTattgtcaaattaaattttacgcacctttcttttcttttcttttcgttttCTCATGGcaattaattagtttactCATGTGGAATTACACATCATTGGCGTTGAAATTGACTTTTAGATACCTCCTTCcaacttttttcatttcaattattgatatattttttcagctttcttttgaaactttctgaaatctgaatgtattgggaaaaatatttaatcaaactGAAAGCTCATACTATTTCGTTTTCGGATTGCTCTGAATAAATCGTAGTGTATATATTCTGCAGGTCGCTTGGAATTTAAGgtcaaaatgaaatttatttgaaatttcattagATATccttatcaaaatatttggtTACACCAACTCTTtagttaaattttacaatattgtaTATTTAAATGCCCACAATACAATTTAtcattaaagagaaaataatattcacaCTGAAATATTATGTGATATGCATGGTATGTAACATGTTATTCACAAATATTACGTGAGTTAATTAAACTATGCCATCGTTATGAATATCATATCATTTGAGGTAAAATTTCAAGATGCCTAATACTACTCTTTGTATAATCACACTGCACTTAATGGGGTGAATTACAATAGAGTCTTCGTTAtctttcaaatttacaaatgagCTAGCAGTTAAcataatcaatcaattaaatctttctttaagtgtttttttatttccacCATCTCTAGATCCATTGACCATCTTAGATACTAGCTTgcattacaagaaaattaattcaacttTTTGAACCTTAAAAGGACCAAATTGACCGTATGGAGGTTTTCCCAGCATCGCTACCTTCAGGTCTCAAGTCTGGTCCAAGTCCACGTGCCAATTGCCACTGTTTATCGACATCTTCCACTGGTTTCTTGACGGCAGCCAAACAATCAAAAATAGCTTCGAATTTCTTTTGTATACTGATCTACATTCAAGCAAGCCAACTTTCTTAAGAGGTTCACTAGTGGCAAACTCTTTTTCATTGAAACATAATAACCATGCATGTCTGTGACTCTCAAGATTGGCTGtgataccataaaaaaaaagtttcattgACGAATCGTTGGATGCATAGACAATATGGGGCATAGTGTTTTGCCCAAGATTCTTGGCTTCCACctagttaaattaaaagaaacgaATAGAGGTCTAACGGCTAGTGATTAATTCATGGCTTCCATTATTCTTGCTTGTTATGTAAGGTTGATTGTGCTATTTGATCCTCAGTTTTAATTAGCTTCACTTGATTGAGTTGACTTGGATATTATACTGCATGTTAATTGAAGATTTTTGTAATAACATAGTGGAAATGTGATCAAGATAGATAAAACCCTCGCATAAAATAAggattttaatgataaattattaagcCCGTGACATAATCTTTCTAATAGTAAACCGGAAAACAGAATCCATGCACCCCAAATACAAGTCCAATTATAAATTCtgcttgaaaaaattaaaatactaaataaaataattaaacttcAATTTTGGCTTACATCAAACAATCTTAGCCAATGATGTTTCTGATTGGCTTAGAAGAATCGTGGGGATGTTAtacttttgaaatattaattttgaatagtaATATTACTCATTAATTTGAATAGGTTattcactactagaaaaatggtctttactgacATTAGAATGGTGTCAGTAATTACTTTTAGTGACActtattaattgtgtcagtaatctgggagtcagaaaaattgtgacacttgtaagtggtgtcagtgattactattactataaTATCACTAAAATCATAACACCAtagtattagtaattattgaTATCACATTAGTGTCTATAATTACTGTTACTATAGTATcactatttaatttatttaaaaaaataaaaatttgaattagctCATTGCGTATTGATTTATTggtgaaattaaaaaacacCACAAAGTAACCAAAAAagcttaatttatattataaaatctttcatttcatatttaaatattattagtacaCATTACAAATTCCAACACTCCAACAAACAAGAGATGCGAAATCTCACTCTCATAACTGAATAATCTAAATTacatacataaaaatttcagCCACATCCAATCAGATGCCTACTAGTTGTGGCTAAATTTAACATTTCTAGAAgctaaaatgaaaaggatgatTGCCTCCACTATTTGAACATAAGTAGTGCAATTACGTTAACACAACAGTAGCTTCTCCATTCTCCATTCAATAGTGGATGGGTTAGAATACAAGTGAAgttgagaaaaaagaaacttcaaacacattgatcaaatctgcAAATGAATACatggaaaagggaaaaaaaattgcatgttAATTTCCAACCATGTGAGAGAAAAAATGGTTAACAGAAATAaacttttatcaaattcacAACACAAAactcaaacataaaaaaaaaaaacttgatttaacaaaaataaaaaaatgacgTAATTACCATTAAATTGAACTTTATAACTTATAATATGACTATAATTAATCCAATGGCAGTTATGGTTGAGATGATATTTATCCTAATTTATTTCCCACAATTGCAGTTACGGTTGCATACAAATTATTGTGAAATCTATTTACTTAAACtttataacttataatttGACTATGGAAtggttatttttatgaatattggCTTATAATCCTTCCTTTGCACATGGAAGAAAGAGTAGAAACATGCAGCAATCAGAATACAGAGTTCatgctttaaaacaaaagaagaaagagtagAAACATGCAGCAATCAGAATACAGAGTCCATGCTTTGTAAGCTCATCAAAAGTTGAGAAATATATACAGAAGGTTTAGAGCATACGGATACCTGGTGGTGATGTGTCATgctcaaaaatttaaactcGCATACCACCCTGCACAAATATTTGAACATTCAAACAAAGTCATTGAAACTGGTTCTTAAGACAAGAAtatgaatttcaataattaactAAACGAAAATATTAACAACATCTCAATCCTGAACCTGCTCtatgtataaataaaacagGACTGCAACAATAACAATTGCTTCCAACACCAagtgaagaaaattttgtacATAGGAAGTATGATTGATACTACTGTCTAGACCTTACCAAGCATTGATTACATCAAAATTCCTCCTTTCTTTCACTTGGCAAGGAAAGTGAAATTTCTATTTAGCCATGGCAATGTTACAGACTTGAGTAAGTTATGTAATACAATTCAACTTCTTTTCATGGTAGTctgaatttcaattattaactaAACCAAAATATTAACAGAACAGcctccaaaattaaaattcaagtaGCTATGCCTAAATCCTTAACAGCACCACCAACATAATGATAAAGCTATCAGGAAGTGAGGGCATGTAACATTTTAACTGTACCACATGCATCTCTACAAATATTCCATTGACAGATCTTGCAACCAGAAAACAAACTTGCGCTTCCCATGGAAAGAGCCCATGAAAACCCATCTATGTTAGTTCTAAAGatcattgattgatttttcCAAAGTGAAAGAGAATAAATAGAgcttctaaaaaaataatattagaaagaaaaaaacataaatatacttCTTATTTCTTAACACCCAGTTAACCAACATACCAtcaagggggaaaaaaaaagataccaGCATAAGCAAGGAAACACACTGAAGTAGCTGTAAGCTCCACGAACTCCcttcaattataattatcaatcaaatatttacaaaatctcatcaaatcataaaattttcaaaattatacaTAAGTAGCTGCGGTTTTGcggaaatgaaacaaataccTGGTACGCAACTCGAAGGCGGGACCCGTCGgatacaaaatttgaaaactgaGCCGAAGACAAAGGCCCTGAAACACAAACCAAACctatacaataattaaaaaaagaaagagagcgagagagaataaaatcaaataaaagcgAATAAAGGAGAAGGACAAGATGGATATTTCTCATACGGGGAAGCGAATTCAACAAATCCTTCGAAGCGGCgtcctcttcatcatcatcgaGAATGCTCTGCCGGTGAAGCGCCAGAGCggttttgttattgttatagCCGATTTTCTCATCGTTTCTGTTAATAGAGGCCTTAACGGTAACGTTAAACCACCGTGGGATGTTAAGCAGACGGAATCTGACGATGCATTTTGGTGTTTGATCCGACTGAGAGGGTTTAGCAGTGATCTGTCGCGAAAGTGGGGTCAGCTGTGATCGTGCAACGGAGGCCGCCATTAATCAACGCGTGAGACAGCGAGACTCAGTCGCAGGTGACTTGCGAGacgaaaaaaaatatatatatatgggtcTTTAGTGGCATGGTGGATGTTTCGCAACCTCATGTAGCTCGTTAGGGTTTCGTATGGTATGGGTCTTAGAATTTGAGCAATGTTGTTAGGATTTCCCATGGCATGGACCCTTGAATTTTAGGGCTCGAAGGGGAGAATTTTTAGAGgtacgaagaagaagaaggatcTTGCCAGAGAGATGAGGCGGCTGGCCATAGAATTAGAAGTTAGagaattttatgtttatgttgattttagggttttttgcttttgctttatattgttgttattttaatatgataatttgaacattttcaacataaactAAAATACGAATTTGGCCTGGTGGTTTGTTGTTTGAACATAAAGCACTCCAGTTTTGAGGTCTTAGGTTCGAGTagcaattaaaacaaaaatagacttttttttttgttgtttctgaTACCATAGTGTCGATAATCTCTGATGTTTAATCTACAAACACTATAGAATTAGTAACTTGTGACATTTGTCTGTTAAACACGGAAAATGACCCAAATATATGTAACTACTGATACTTTTTAGAAAAGTGTCAGAAGACGAGTGTCAGTAAAagccatttttctagtagtgatttttgctttttaaatttttttacaaattattattattttttacttacattgcaaatataaattttgaatcatttATCATTAATGTACAACCTAATTGAAGATATCCAAAgtaacaatataaattattttgcagTTACTTGTTTTGGGAACACAATAACTTAAGAAAGAtcgtaatttaatttaattagtaaagATAAAACATAAGAGCAGATGCTggaaacaatataaaaatgcaatataaCACGGTACACACTAATCCTTTATTCTTAATATATTAAAGGGTGGTCTAGGATATTTAAGTTTCCATACCAAAAGACTATAGCATTTTAATTGAGTG from Citrus sinensis cultivar Valencia sweet orange chromosome 9, DVS_A1.0, whole genome shotgun sequence carries:
- the LOC102619743 gene encoding arogenate dehydratase/prephenate dehydratase 2, chloroplastic-like isoform X3 translates to MAASVARSQLTPLSRQITAKPSQSDQTPKCIVRFRLLNIPRWFNVTVKASINRNDEKIGYNNNKTALALHRQSILDDDEEDAASKDLLNSLPRPLSSAQFSNFVSDGSRLRVAYQGVRGAYSYFSVFPCLCWVVCEFKFLSMTHHHQI
- the LOC102619743 gene encoding arogenate dehydratase/prephenate dehydratase 2, chloroplastic-like isoform X1 yields the protein MAASVARSQLTPLSRQITAKPSQSDQTPKCIVRFRLLNIPRWFNVTVKASINRNDEKIGYNNNKTALALHRQSILDDDEEDAASKDLLNSLPRLVCVSGPLSSAQFSNFVSDGSRLRVAYQGVRGAYSYFSVFPCLCWVVCEFKFLSMTHHHQI
- the LOC102619743 gene encoding arogenate dehydratase/prephenate dehydratase 2, chloroplastic-like isoform X2, whose product is MAASVARSQLTPLSRQITAKPSQSDQTPKCIVRFRLLNIPRWFNVTVKASINRNDEKIGYNNNKTALALHRQSILDDDEEDAASKDLLNSLPRLVCVSGPLSSAQFSNFVSDGSRLRVAYQGVRGAYSYFSVFPCLCWYLFFSPLMGGMRV
- the LOC102619743 gene encoding arogenate dehydratase/prephenate dehydratase 2, chloroplastic-like isoform X6; this translates as MAASVARSQLTPLSRQITAKPSQSDQTPKCIVRFRLLNIPRWFNVTVKASINRNDEKIGYNNNKTALALHRQSILDDDEEDAASKDLLNSLPRPLSSAQFSNFVSDGSRLRVAYQGGMRV
- the LOC102619743 gene encoding uncharacterized protein LOC102619743 isoform X5: MAASVARSQLTPLSRQITAKPSQSDQTPKCIVRFRLLNIPRWFNVTVKASINRNDEKIGYNNNKTALALHRQSILDDDEEDAASKDLLNSLPRLVCVSGPLSSAQFSNFVSDGSRLRVAYQGGMRV
- the LOC102619743 gene encoding arogenate dehydratase/prephenate dehydratase 2, chloroplastic-like isoform X4, with amino-acid sequence MAASVARSQLTPLSRQITAKPSQSDQTPKCIVRFRLLNIPRWFNVTVKASINRNDEKIGYNNNKTALALHRQSILDDDEEDAASKDLLNSLPRPLSSAQFSNFVSDGSRLRVAYQGVRGAYSYFSVFPCLCWYLFFSPLMGGMRV